A single window of Colletotrichum destructivum chromosome 9, complete sequence DNA harbors:
- a CDS encoding Putative mini-chromosome maintenance protein yields MSSPLRNNPSSANRGASARASRKRGRANGDDGSSVAPASSPMPSSPPAPFMAHGGDDDEDIEDEAEIQDDDLDEMDEMAEDEVDLFREGFEQDYRAKEDDGYEGIDIDDEGEFGDMDLAERRKLEAQLNRRDREVARRQRIPAAFLPGEDDEGDIDLSAQPRRRRHHYDEDPDEDMDADIMDEELSLEALQDVKAASLTEWVSQPFVQRTIKREFKAFLTEYTDEHGSSVYGNRIRTLGEINAESLEVSYEHLSTSKAILAYFLANAPAEMLKLFDEVAMDVVLLHYPDYERIHAEIHVRIFDLPVHYTLRQLRQSHLNCLVRVSGVVTKRTGVFPQLKYVKFDCTKCGITLGPFQQESNVEVRISYCQACQSRGPFTLNSEKTVYRNYQKLTLQESPGTVPAGRLPRHRDVILLWDLIDKAKPGEEIEVTGVYRNNYDAQLNNRNGFPVFATILEANNVIKSHDQLAGFRMTEEDELEIRKLSRDPGIIEKIVNSMAPSIYGHTDIKTAVALSLFGGVAKVGRGSHQVRGDINVLLLGDPGTAKSQVLKYVEKTAHRAVFATGQGASAVGLTASVRRDPLTSEWTLEGGALVLADKGTCLIDEFDKMNDQDRTSIHEAMEQQTISISKAGIVTTLQARCGIIAAANPIGGRYNSTIPFSANVELTEPILSRFDILCVVRDTVEPEEDERLARFIVGSHSRSHPSSQPGEDSMEVENESENQETQAESQRKEGQIPQELLRKYILYARDHVSPKLYNMDEDKVARLFADMRRESLATGAYPITVRHLEAIIRISEAFAKMRLSEYCKAEDIDRAIAVTVESFVGSQKVSCKKALARAFAKYTLNKPSGNSQRRTGTSQASRRAGLMRA; encoded by the exons ATGAG TTCTCCTCTTAGAAACAACCCCAGCTCTGCCAACCGAGGGGCATCCGCTCGGGCGAGTCGCAAGCGTGGTCGTGCGAATGGCGACGATGGTTCGTCCGTTGCTCCGGCTTCAAGCCCCATGCCCTCGTCTCCCCCGGCACCCTTCATGGCGCacggcggtgacgatgatgaggacattgaggacgaggccgaaaTCCAGGATGACGACTTGGACGAAATGGACGAGATGGCTGAAGACGAAGTCGACCTTTTCAGGGAGGGATTCGAGCAAGATTACAGAGCCAAGGAAGACGATGGATACGAAggcatcgacatcgatgacgagggcgagtTTGGCGACATGGACCTCGCCGAGAGACGGAAGCTCGAAGCCCAGCTCAACCGCAGAGACAGAGAGGTCGCTCGTCGTCAACGAATTCCTGCCGCTTTCCTCCCCGGCGAAGATGATGAGGGCGACATTGATCTGTCTGCccagcctcggcgtcgccgccaccactACGATGAGGACCCCGACGAAGACATGGACGCCGATATTATGGATGAAGAACTTTCTTTAGAGGCCCTCCAagacgtcaaggccgccagtCTGACGGAGTGGGTCTCTCAGCCCTTTGTGCAACGAACCATCAAGAGAGAATTCAAAGCATTCTTGACAGAGTACACCGACGAGCACGGCTCCTCAGTTTATGGCAATCGCATTCGGACCCTCGGTGAGATCAACGCCGAGTCTCTCGAGGTTTCCTACGAGCATCTCTCCACATCCAAGGCCATTCTGGCCTACTTCTTGGCCAACGCACCGGCTGAGATGCTCAAGTTGTTCGACGAGGTTGCCATGGATGTTGTGCTCCTTCACTACCCCGACTACGAGCGCATCCACGCCGAAATCCACGTCCGCATTTTCGACCTCCCCGTTCACTACACCCTGAGACAGCTTCGTCAATCACACCTCAACTGCTTGGTGCGCGTCAGCGGTGTCGTGACGAAGCGGACGGGTGTTTTCCCTCAGCTCAAGTATGTCAAGTTCGACTGCACCAAGTGCGGTATCACTCTTGGCCCTTTCCAACAAGAGTCAAACGTCGAAGTCAGGATTTCCTACTGCCAGGCCTGCCAGTCTCGGGGCCCTTTTACGCTCAACTCGGAGAAGACCGTGTACCGCAATTACCAGAAGCTCACCCTTCAAGAGTCTCCCGGCACGGTTCCCGCCGGTCGCTTGCCGCGCCACAGAGATGTTATTCTCCTTTGGGACCtcatcgacaaggccaagccCGGTGAAGAAATCGAGGTGACTGGCGTTTACCGAAACAACTACGATGCACAGCTGAACAACAGGAATGGCTTCCCCGTTTTCGCCACCATTTTGGAAGCGAATAATGTCATCAAATCCCATGACCAGCTGGCAGGTTTCCGTatgacggaggaggacgagcttGAGATTCGCAAGCTTTCCAGGGACCCCGGCATCATCGAAAAAATCGTCAACTCCATGGCCCCAAGTATCTACGGCCACACGGATATTAAGACGGCCGTGGCTCTGTCATTGTTTGGTGGAGTTGCCAAAGTAGGACGAGGCTCCCATCAGGTTCGCGGTGACATCAACGTTTTACTTCTCGGTGATCCTGGTACTGCCAAGTCTCAGGTTCTTAAGTATGTTGAGAAGACGGCTCATAGAGCCGTTTTCGCAACGGGTCAAGGAGCCAGTGCAGTTGGTCTGACAGCAAGTGTCCGGCGTGACCCTCTAACCAGCGAGTGGACCCTGGAAGGCGGTGCCTTGGTGTTGGCGGACAAGGGCACGTGTCTGATCGACGAGTTCGACAAGATGAACGACCAGGACCGGACGTCTATCCACGAAGCCATGGAACAACAgaccatctccatctccaaggcCGGTATTGTAACGACCCTTCAGGCTCGTTGCGGTATCATCGCAGCTGCCAACCCTATTGGTGGGCGGTACAACTCGACCATCCCCTTTTCCGCCAACGTCGAGCTCACTGAGCCTATTCTTTCTCGCTTCGACATTCTGTGCGTAGTCCGGGATACGGTTGAGCCTGAAGAGGATGAACGACTTGCTCGCTTCATTGTTGGCTCGCACAGCCGCAGCCACCCTTCATCGCAGCCTGGGGAGGATTCGATGGAGGTGGAGAACGAGTCAGAGAACCAGGAAACACAAGCCGAGTCTCAGAGGAAAGAAGGTCAAATTCCGCAGGAACTCCTCCGGAAGTACATCTTGTACGCGCGTGACCACGTCAGTCCGAAGTTGTACAacatggacgaggacaaggtcGCTCGCCTGTTCGCCGATATGAGAAGAGAATCCCTGGCTACCGGCGCATACCCCATCACC GTTCGTcacctcgaggccatcatccgcaTCAGCGAGGCCTTTGCAAAGATGAGGCTCTCGGAATACTGCAAGGCGGAGGATATCGACAGGGCCATTGCTGTGACGGTTGAGAGTTTTGTCGGCAGCCAAAAGGTCAGCTGCAAGAAGGCGTTGGCACGAGCTTTTGCCAAGTACACGTTGAACAAGCCGAGTGGGAATTCGCAAAGGAGGACGGGAACCAGTCAGGCATCGAGACGCGCAGGCCTCATGCGAGCTTAA
- a CDS encoding Putative E3 ubiquitin-protein ligase UBR7, with the protein MSMDPPPPPVVSGDADVADVAVPVGPPKAARSESFSSHKSNDSQTAAEFIRDQMQLEADAREALPYSIENCTNVLGPLRQSVFACLTCNPPPANPKDPYDGAGVCYACSVQCHGEHTLVEIFTKRNFTCDCGTKRYPSTSPCSLRINPTTNTKGGVHSEEPDANNKYNQNFRNRFCACECDYDPFQQKGTMFQCLGLGTAETGGCGEDWYHPGCLVGLGPNWFDGMKKEKTAKPVVEITEAATLPTISEGSEARPAEEATAVGVKEEEDDDDDPPMPPGFPGEDDFEAFLCYKCVNANSWIKKYAGAKGFLPAVYSSQKQEKAPIVDEAPITEEANKKRRIDDDGSEPEAKRLKGDSEPSENRPDDSVAVVKEETKETSSNCKWAALASPPEGEFSLFMKDDFRDKLCRCSACYRRLDANPQLLEEEETYEPPLSDGADSEHIGSTNGSGSLLERGESALRNVDRVRAIEGVMAYNHLKEQLKPFFQQFAESGQAIGAEDIKSYFAKLRGDEQAIKDAGEAANGSKDDEGDDQRREQSGY; encoded by the exons ATGTCAATGgatcctcctccgccaccaGTTGTGTCCGGCGACGCTGATGTCGCTGATGTCGCTGTCCCTGTCGGCCCGCCAAAGGCTGCGCGCAGCGAAAGCTTCTCATCGCACAAATCCAACGACTCTCAAACCGCTGCTGa ATTTATCCGCGATCAGATGCAATTGGAAGCCGACGCGCGCGAAGCTCTTCCCTAC AGCATCGAGAACTGCACCAATGTTCTTGGACCCCTACGTCAGAGCGTTTTTGCCTGTCTGACTTGCAATCCGCCGCCCGCGAATCCCAAGGACCCCTACGATGGCGCAGGCGTCTGCTATGCCTGCTCGGTCCAGTGCCACGGCGAACACACTCTTGTTGAGATCTTCACCAAGAGAAACTTCACATGCGATTGCGGCACGAAGCGATATCCATCTACAAGTCCCTGCAGCCTGCGGATCAACCCTACTACCAACACCAAGGGCGGCGTTCATTCGGAAGAGCCTGACGCGAACAACAAGTACAACCAGAACTTTAGGAACAGATTCTGTGCGTGCGAGTGTGACTATGATCCATTCCAGCAGAAGGGCACCATGTTTCAGTGCTTAGGCCTGGGCACGGCAGAGACCGGTGGCTGTGGCGAGGATTGGTACCACCCCGGCTGCTTGGTCGGACTAGGCCCCAACTGGTTCGATGGTatgaagaaggagaagacggccaaACCCGTGGTTGAGATCACAGAAGCTGCAACATTGCCAACAATCTCGGAAGGTTCGGAGGCGCGCCCGGCAGAggaggcgacagccgtcggcgtcaaggaagaagaggacgacgatgacgatcCGCCGATGCCACCCGGCTTCCCAGGCGAAGACGACTTTGAGGCGTTCCTCTGCTACAAATGTGTCAACGCCAATTCATGGATCAAGAAGTACGCTGGTGCAAAGGGATTCTTGCCCGCCGTCTACTCGAGTCAGAAGCAAGAGAAGGCTCCCATCGTCGATGAAGCTCCCATCACCGAAGAAGCAAACAAGAAACGAAGGATAGATGATGATGGTTCTGAACCGGAGGCCAAGCGGCTGAAGGGCGATTCTGAACCATCGGAGAACAGACCTGACGACAGTGTCGCAGTAGTCAAAGAAGAGACGAAGGAAACCTCGTCTAATTGCAAGTGGGCAGCACTTGCATCCCCGCCAGAGGGGGAGTTCTCGCTCTTCATGAAGGACGACTTCCGTGACAAGTTGTGCCGTTGCTCAGCATGCTACCGCAGGCTGGACGCGAACCCgcagctgctggaggaggaggagacatACGAGCCGCCGCTTTCAGACGGTGCAGACTCGGAGCACATCGGATCGACTaatggcagcggcagccttCTAGAGCGTGGCGAGAGTGCTCTGCGAAACGTTGACCGCGTTCGTGCGATTGAGGGGGTTATGGCATACAATCACCTCAAGGAGCAGCTGAAGCCATTCTTCCAGCAGTTTGCGGAGAGCGGCCAAGCGATCGGCGCAGAAGACATCAAGTCCTACTTTGCCAAGCTCAGAGGCGACGAgcaggccatcaaggacgCTGGAGAAGCAGCCAATGGTTCGAAGGACGATGAGGGTGATGATCAGAGACGGGAACAGAGTGGTTATTGA
- a CDS encoding Putative amino acid permease, with protein sequence MSLFRTDDDKSGKLTTTMVEAKTMSSTALSGADSLGVVMAEGDKLERNISIRHMIFMALGGSIGAGLFVGSGAALSSGGPLSLAINFAIVGLGVTCTMGCLGELAASYPVAGAFYEYSRRMISEPWGFAMGWNFVFNWLIVFPFELTVIAAQMKYWIPDLQPAYIITPILVTLTGTSFLGSKWFGEIEHAFGIGKAIAITVFIFTAIFIITGAVPSDPRKGTGSRFWHDPGAVKNGLSGFLMVFRVAGMSYGGTELLGMTAAECKNPQKSLPLATKVVFARIFFFYIVSLLLLGFVVPSDDPRLASVGHGAKYSPFTLAAQLANIPHLPSFFNALIVVAVVSMANTSIFAASRAFQALCEKGMGPRWGATVKWGVPMYAFLVTFVFGLIAFVNLAPGGDVIFDWLLSLSGASNYYTWASICVSHIRFRKAWAAQGHDHKTLLWNSPFGAWGAWVGVSVCAVGLFANILTAILPIGGHDAQAVIRDNVGTVIPAVLYFGYRFWQSRIKKMRQPTLIPLGQVDVRTGIRLQVSSCSSDDPEISAGMVVNKN encoded by the exons ATGTCGTTATTTCGAACCGACGATGACAAGTCTGGGAagctgacgacgacaatggtcgaggccaagaccaTGAGCTCCACGGCACTGAGCGGCGCCGACAGCCTTGGGGTCGtcatggccgagggcgacaagTTGGAGCGGAACATCAGTATTCGGCACATGATATTCATGGCGTTAGGAGGTTCCATCGGTGCCGGTCTTTTCGTGGGATCCGGTGCCGCCCTGAGCTCTGGTGGACCTCTGTCTCTGGCTATCAACTTTGCAATCGTCGGTCTTGGCGTTACCTGCACCATGGGGTGTCTGGGAGAGCTGGCAG CTTCGTAtcccgtcgccggcgcctttTACGAATACTCTCGGCGCATGATCTCCGAGCCATGGGGGTTTGCCATGGGCTGGAACTTTGTCTTCAACTGGCTCATCGTCTTCCCTTTCGAGCTGACTGTAATCGCGGCGCAGATGAAGTATTGGATCCCGGACCTGCAGCCGGCGTACATCATCACGCCCATCCTCGTCACCCTGACGGGTACCTCGTTCCTCGGCTCCAAGTGGTTCGGCGAGATTGAACACGCCTTTGGCAtcggcaaggccatcgcTATCaccgtcttcatcttcacaGCCATCTTCATCATTACTGGGGCCGTGCCATCGGATCCACG GAAAGGAACGGGATCCAGATTTTGGCACGACCCCGGCGCGGTAAAAAACGGCCTATCCGGTTTTCTCATGGTCTtccgcgtcgccggcatgTCCTACGGCGGCACGGAGCTCCTGGgcatgacggcggccgaaTGCAAGAACCCGCAAAagtccctccccctcgcGACAAAGGTGGTCTTTGCCcgcatcttcttcttctacatcgtctccctcctcctcctcggcttcgtcgtgCCATCGGACGACCCCCGCCTGGCCTCGGTCGGCCATGGCGCAAAGTATAGCCCCTTCACGCTGGCCGCTCAGCTCGCCAACATCCCGCACCtgcccagcttcttcaacgccctgatcgtcgtcgccgtcgtctccatGGCCAACACCAGCATCTTCGCCGCCAGCCGTGCGTTCCAGGCCCTCTGCGAGAAGGGCATGGGCCCCCGCTGGGGCGCCACGGTCAAATGGGGCGTGCCGATGTATGCCTTCTTAGTCACCTTCGTCTTCGGTCTGATTGCGTTTGTCAACCTGGCacccggcggcgatgtcATCTTTGACTGGCTGCTTAGCCTCTCGGGGGCGAGCAACTACTACACGTGGGCCTCCATCTGCGTGAGCCACATTCGCTTCCGCAAGGCGTGGGCTGCCCAGGGGCATGACCACAAAACCCTCCTCTGGAACAGCCCCTTTGGTGCTTGGGGTGCCTGGGTTGGGGTTTCTGTTTGCGCCGTAGGTTTGTTTGCCAACATCCTGACGGCGATTTTGCCCAtcggcggccatgatgcTCAGGCCGTCATCCGCGATAATGTTGGAACCGTGATCCCAGCTGTCCTGTACTTTGGCTACCGGTTCTGGCAATCCAGGATCAAGAAGATGAGGCAGCCCACCCTGATCCCTCTGGGCCAGGTTGATGTGCGGACGGGCATCCGCCTCCAAGtgagcagctgcagctccGACGACCCAGAGATTTCCGCTGGCATGGTCGTCAACAAGAATTGA